Proteins encoded by one window of Erythrobacter sp.:
- a CDS encoding DUF4153 domain-containing protein: MSESMGESGVGTASSGHDQDEWPLRPWLLAALGALAGLAMWLLLDDGDTESPARFAGAAFVFFASVAAAFTLNEKRPLEAVIFSLLLGAVMGGVAFLVTDAGERLAGEEFALGAGVFFSVLAVPLFQAGFHRTRFATPYAETHFHVWSDAVSAGGAVAFMGLSWLLLWLLDALFGLIGINAIEDLIMEGWFPPMFIGATFGGALGVLRNQLSIIGTLQRVVMLVFALLAVPFAVALLIFLVILLASGGSALWDATDAATPVLLACAVGAFVLTNAVVRDDDEARSRNVVMQAAAIALAACILPLSLFAAISMGIRIDQYGLAPERIWALIAIVIACAYGVAYWAGLARGRLAAWSHYLRRANLHLAAVTCVVALLLALPLVDFGAVSARDQVARLESGKVTPEEFDYAALRWDFGDAGREALAELAEGEGEVADLATAAQAQTERPYDWERYVYDEVAEPRDEADLNFRLESQDETLRTLVVDMLRNEARCLEFCVVLDWGENDTGQREVAVVEKDQYWVAALTSPKAECVENGCPDSPPRSRPELTEDSTVEVRDVPTRYIFIDGQPAYGPFSFLGT; encoded by the coding sequence ATGAGCGAGAGCATGGGCGAAAGCGGAGTCGGAACCGCAAGCAGCGGTCACGATCAAGACGAATGGCCGCTGCGGCCGTGGCTGCTGGCGGCGCTGGGCGCGCTGGCGGGGCTGGCGATGTGGCTGCTGCTCGACGATGGCGATACCGAATCGCCTGCGCGCTTTGCCGGGGCGGCTTTCGTGTTCTTCGCCAGCGTTGCCGCAGCCTTCACTCTCAACGAAAAGCGCCCGCTTGAAGCGGTGATCTTTTCGCTGCTGCTCGGCGCGGTGATGGGCGGGGTAGCTTTCCTCGTCACCGATGCGGGCGAGCGGCTGGCGGGTGAGGAATTCGCTTTGGGGGCGGGCGTGTTCTTCTCGGTGCTGGCAGTGCCGCTGTTCCAGGCAGGCTTCCATCGCACCCGCTTTGCCACGCCCTATGCCGAAACTCACTTCCACGTCTGGTCCGATGCGGTCAGCGCGGGCGGAGCAGTGGCCTTCATGGGCCTGTCATGGCTGCTGCTGTGGCTGCTCGATGCGCTGTTCGGGCTGATCGGCATCAATGCCATCGAGGACCTGATCATGGAGGGCTGGTTCCCGCCCATGTTCATTGGCGCGACCTTCGGCGGCGCGCTCGGGGTGCTGCGCAACCAGCTTTCGATCATCGGCACGCTGCAACGGGTGGTGATGCTGGTCTTCGCGCTGCTAGCGGTGCCGTTTGCCGTGGCGCTGCTGATTTTCCTCGTGATCCTGCTCGCATCGGGCGGCAGCGCGCTGTGGGACGCGACCGATGCGGCGACTCCGGTGCTGCTCGCCTGCGCGGTGGGCGCCTTCGTGCTCACCAATGCCGTGGTGCGCGACGATGACGAAGCGCGCAGCCGCAATGTGGTGATGCAGGCGGCGGCGATTGCGCTGGCCGCGTGCATCCTGCCTCTGAGCCTGTTCGCGGCGATCAGCATGGGTATCCGGATCGACCAGTACGGCCTCGCGCCCGAACGCATCTGGGCGCTGATCGCCATCGTGATCGCCTGTGCCTATGGCGTGGCCTACTGGGCCGGGCTGGCGCGCGGGCGGCTGGCGGCGTGGTCGCATTACCTGCGGCGCGCGAACCTGCATCTCGCGGCGGTGACCTGCGTGGTGGCGCTGCTGCTGGCGCTGCCCTTGGTGGATTTCGGGGCGGTTTCGGCGCGGGATCAGGTGGCGCGGCTGGAAAGCGGCAAGGTGACGCCGGAGGAGTTCGATTATGCCGCGTTGCGCTGGGATTTCGGTGATGCCGGGCGCGAGGCTTTGGCGGAACTGGCTGAGGGCGAGGGCGAGGTGGCCGATCTGGCTACGGCGGCGCAGGCGCAGACCGAGCGGCCTTATGACTGGGAGCGGTATGTCTATGACGAAGTTGCAGAGCCGAGAGACGAAGCTGACCTAAACTTTCGTTTAGAGTCTCAGGATGAGACGTTAAGGACTTTGGTCGTCGACATGCTTCGCAACGAGGCAAGGTGCTTGGAGTTCTGTGTGGTTCTCGATTGGGGAGAAAACGACACTGGGCAGCGTGAAGTGGCGGTTGTCGAAAAGGATCAATATTGGGTCGCAGCTCTAACCTCACCAAAGGCCGAATGCGTTGAGAACGGTTGCCCTGATAGCCCACCACGGTCCCGACCAGAGCTGACAGAAGATTCGACGGTAGAAGTGAGGGATGTTCCCACCCGCTACATCTTCATTGATGGTCAGCCAGCATATGGCCCGTTCAGTTTTCTGGGAACCTAA
- the gatC gene encoding Asp-tRNA(Asn)/Glu-tRNA(Gln) amidotransferase subunit GatC, which yields MSVTREQVAKIAALARIRMDEHDLDRMVPEFNKILDWVEQLGEVDTSGVEPMTAVIPQALRLRADVVDADPLTGGGRQADVLANAPVAEHGFYGVPKVIE from the coding sequence ATGTCCGTTACCCGAGAACAAGTGGCGAAAATCGCCGCGCTGGCGCGCATCCGTATGGACGAGCACGATCTCGACCGCATGGTGCCCGAATTCAACAAGATCCTCGACTGGGTCGAACAGCTGGGCGAGGTCGATACCAGCGGTGTCGAACCGATGACCGCGGTGATCCCGCAGGCGCTGCGGCTGCGCGCCGACGTGGTCGATGCCGATCCGCTCACCGGTGGCGGGCGGCAGGCCGATGTGCTTGCCAATGCTCCGGTGGCGGAGCACGGGTTTTACGGCGTGCCAAAGGTGATCGAGTGA
- the gatA gene encoding Asp-tRNA(Asn)/Glu-tRNA(Gln) amidotransferase subunit GatA yields MTNLTQLGVRALRDGVAAGDFTAREVAEAHNAAVAAASELNAFIVTTPDHALAAADAVDAARAKGERLGPLAGVPIGMKDLFATKGVQTTAASHILEGFTPQYESTVSQKLWDAGAGMLGKLNMDQFAMGSSNETSYFGAVKSPWKKAGSNVTLTPGGSSGGSSAAIAARLCPAATGTDTGGSIRQPAAITGTVGIKPTYGRCSRWGIVAFASSLDQAGPMARSVEDCAIMLGAMAGYDSKDSTSLDAPTPQWFDNLNADMRGKKVGIPREYRVEGMDQSILDSWEQGKAWLRDAGATIVDVSLPHSKYGLAAYYIVAPAEASSNLARYDGVRYGLRDLPEGAGLQDMYAATRAAGFGDEVKRRILIGTYVLSAGFYDAYYTQAMKVRTLVQRDFDAAFAQCDVILAPTTPTPAFALAEMQDDPLAMYLNDVFAVPASLAGLPAMSVPATLTADGLPLGLQLIGRAMDEQGVLNAGLAIEQRAGFVAQPEKWW; encoded by the coding sequence ATGACCAACCTGACCCAGCTTGGCGTCCGGGCCCTGCGCGATGGCGTGGCCGCAGGCGATTTCACCGCGCGCGAAGTCGCCGAGGCGCACAATGCCGCCGTCGCCGCCGCGAGCGAGCTCAACGCCTTCATCGTCACCACCCCCGATCACGCGCTCGCTGCAGCCGACGCGGTGGACGCGGCGCGGGCCAAGGGCGAACGGCTCGGCCCGCTCGCAGGCGTGCCCATCGGCATGAAGGACCTGTTCGCCACCAAAGGCGTGCAGACCACTGCCGCGAGCCATATCCTCGAAGGCTTCACTCCGCAGTACGAAAGCACCGTCAGCCAGAAGCTGTGGGATGCGGGCGCGGGGATGCTCGGCAAGCTGAACATGGACCAGTTCGCGATGGGCTCGTCGAACGAGACATCGTATTTCGGCGCGGTCAAGAGCCCGTGGAAGAAGGCGGGATCGAACGTCACGCTCACCCCCGGCGGTTCGTCGGGCGGCTCGTCTGCCGCGATTGCCGCGCGGCTGTGCCCTGCGGCCACCGGCACCGACACCGGCGGCTCGATCCGCCAGCCCGCTGCGATCACCGGCACGGTGGGGATCAAGCCGACCTATGGCCGCTGCTCGCGCTGGGGCATCGTCGCCTTTGCCAGCAGTCTCGACCAGGCGGGGCCGATGGCGCGCTCGGTGGAAGACTGTGCCATCATGCTTGGCGCGATGGCAGGCTATGACTCCAAGGATTCGACCAGTTTGGATGCCCCGACACCCCAGTGGTTCGACAATCTGAACGCCGATATGCGCGGCAAAAAGGTCGGCATTCCGCGTGAATACCGGGTGGAGGGGATGGATCAGTCCATCCTCGACAGCTGGGAGCAGGGCAAGGCGTGGCTGCGCGATGCCGGGGCGACAATCGTCGATGTCAGCCTACCGCACAGCAAGTATGGCCTCGCCGCCTATTACATCGTCGCCCCCGCGGAAGCGTCGAGCAATCTCGCCCGCTATGACGGGGTGCGCTACGGCCTGCGCGACTTGCCCGAGGGTGCGGGCCTGCAGGACATGTACGCCGCCACCCGCGCAGCCGGTTTCGGGGACGAAGTGAAGCGCCGCATCCTGATCGGTACCTATGTGCTCTCGGCGGGCTTCTACGACGCCTATTACACCCAGGCGATGAAGGTCCGCACGCTGGTGCAGCGCGACTTCGATGCGGCCTTCGCGCAATGTGACGTGATCCTCGCCCCGACCACGCCGACCCCCGCCTTCGCGCTGGCGGAGATGCAGGACGATCCGCTGGCGATGTACCTGAACGACGTGTTCGCGGTGCCCGCCTCGCTTGCGGGGCTCCCGGCGATGAGCGTTCCGGCGACCTTGACGGCGGATGGTTTGCCGCTGGGCTTGCAACTCATCGGCCGCGCGATGGACGAACAGGGTGTGCTGAACGCCGGGCTGGCGATCGAACAGCGCGCGGGGTTTGTAGCGCAGCCGGAGAAGTGGTGGTAG
- a CDS encoding NAD(P)H-dependent oxidoreductase, giving the protein MGRTLILKFHPGYVPSKVNAAMTAAVSGMDGVETVDMYALYPEEEQMKAAEDAEIERLYSAERLCVQFPIHWFAATPRAMAWQDLVLNRMFFTSPDEGKRLKGLPFMVAATAGMAQDTYRPGGRNLYPLEDLLRPWEVTANQCDFAYEAPFLAYGTDDYDGADRTRVADEFAARIAGWTASIDRADNRQGII; this is encoded by the coding sequence ATGGGTCGCACACTGATCCTGAAGTTCCATCCCGGCTATGTGCCATCAAAGGTCAATGCCGCGATGACTGCCGCAGTGTCGGGGATGGACGGGGTCGAGACCGTCGACATGTACGCGCTCTACCCTGAAGAAGAGCAGATGAAGGCGGCCGAAGATGCCGAGATCGAGCGGCTGTACAGCGCTGAAAGGCTCTGCGTGCAGTTCCCGATCCACTGGTTCGCGGCTACCCCGCGGGCCATGGCGTGGCAGGACCTGGTGCTGAACCGCATGTTCTTTACCAGTCCGGATGAAGGAAAGCGGCTCAAGGGGTTGCCGTTCATGGTCGCCGCCACGGCAGGGATGGCTCAGGACACCTATCGTCCGGGTGGAAGAAATCTCTATCCACTGGAAGACCTGCTCCGGCCGTGGGAAGTGACGGCAAACCAGTGCGATTTCGCCTATGAAGCGCCATTCCTCGCCTATGGAACAGACGATTACGACGGGGCCGACCGCACGCGGGTGGCGGATGAATTCGCCGCGCGCATCGCGGGATGGACTGCGAGCATCGACCGCGCCGACAACCGACAGGGCATCATATGA
- the gatB gene encoding Asp-tRNA(Asn)/Glu-tRNA(Gln) amidotransferase subunit GatB: MSNYRIHGATGEWEVVIGLEVHAQVTSQAKLFSGAATAFGAEPNTQVSLIDAAMPGMLPVPNRECIRQAVRTGMAIKAQINAWSRFDRKNYFYADLPQGYQISQLYHPLVGEGAITIEADEKAGIPEDKVIRIERIHVEQDAGKLMHDQHPSMSYVDLNRVGVALMEIVSRPDMTSPAEAGAYVRKLRAILRYVGSCDGNMEEGSMRADVNVSVRKVGDTELGTRTETKNVNSVRFVMQTIEYEARRQVEVLEDGGAIVQETRLFDPGTGTTRSMRSKEDAHDYRYFPDPDLLPLELDESFLAECRASLPELPDAKRQRYEGELGLTPYNARELTADVEVFARFETLLGETARALGKPEAAVATQVANWSLSVAPGVIKSLGDEGNVAHASAARQAAILKMQDAGEISGGQAKEVFEIVLRTGREPDEVAETEGLKQVSDTGAIEAAIDAIMAANTDKVEEYRSGKDKLFGFFVGQTMKAMAGKANPAVVNAVLKERLG; this comes from the coding sequence ATGAGTAACTACCGCATCCACGGCGCAACCGGCGAATGGGAGGTCGTGATCGGCCTTGAAGTCCACGCGCAGGTCACTTCGCAGGCCAAGCTGTTCTCCGGCGCGGCAACCGCCTTCGGGGCGGAGCCGAACACGCAGGTCTCCCTGATCGACGCGGCGATGCCCGGAATGCTGCCGGTGCCCAATCGCGAATGCATCCGCCAGGCGGTGCGCACCGGCATGGCGATCAAGGCCCAGATCAATGCGTGGAGCCGGTTCGACCGGAAGAACTACTTCTACGCCGATCTGCCGCAGGGCTACCAGATCAGCCAGCTCTACCACCCGCTGGTGGGCGAGGGCGCGATCACTATCGAGGCGGACGAGAAGGCGGGGATTCCCGAAGACAAGGTGATCCGCATCGAGCGAATCCATGTCGAGCAGGACGCGGGCAAGCTGATGCACGACCAGCACCCCAGCATGTCCTACGTCGATCTCAACCGCGTAGGCGTCGCGCTGATGGAAATCGTCAGCCGCCCGGATATGACCTCGCCCGCTGAGGCGGGCGCCTATGTGCGCAAGCTGCGGGCGATCCTGCGCTATGTCGGTTCGTGCGATGGCAACATGGAAGAAGGATCGATGCGCGCGGACGTCAACGTCTCGGTGCGCAAGGTGGGCGATACCGAGCTCGGCACGCGGACGGAGACGAAGAACGTCAATTCGGTGCGCTTCGTGATGCAGACGATCGAATATGAGGCGCGCCGCCAGGTCGAGGTGCTGGAGGATGGCGGCGCCATCGTGCAGGAAACCCGGCTGTTCGATCCGGGCACCGGCACCACCCGCTCGATGCGCAGCAAGGAAGACGCGCACGATTACCGCTACTTCCCCGATCCCGACCTGCTGCCGCTGGAACTCGACGAGAGCTTCCTCGCCGAATGCCGCGCGAGCCTGCCCGAACTGCCCGATGCCAAGCGGCAGCGCTACGAAGGCGAACTGGGGCTGACGCCGTACAACGCCCGCGAACTGACCGCCGATGTCGAGGTGTTCGCGCGCTTCGAAACGCTGCTGGGCGAGACAGCTCGCGCGCTCGGCAAGCCCGAAGCGGCGGTGGCGACGCAGGTGGCCAACTGGTCGCTCTCGGTCGCGCCCGGTGTGATCAAGTCGCTGGGGGACGAGGGCAATGTCGCCCACGCCAGCGCCGCGCGGCAGGCGGCGATCCTGAAGATGCAGGACGCGGGCGAAATCAGCGGCGGGCAGGCGAAGGAAGTGTTCGAGATCGTGCTGCGGACGGGCCGCGAACCCGACGAGGTGGCCGAGACCGAGGGCCTCAAGCAGGTCAGCGACACCGGCGCCATCGAAGCCGCGATCGACGCGATCATGGCCGCCAACACGGACAAGGTGGAAGAATACCGCAGCGGCAAGGACAAGCTGTTCGGCTTCTTCGTCGGCCAGACGATGAAGGCGATGGCGGGCAAAGCGAACCCGGCGGTGGTGAACGCGGTGCTGAAGGAGCGGCTGGGGTGA
- a CDS encoding tRNA (cytidine(34)-2'-O)-methyltransferase has product MTSIVLVHPEIAGNTGAIGRTCVALDIELVLIHPLGFTITDTRLKRAGLDYWQHVRLAEFASWEAFLTERQPRAEQLFLFEDDAPANFYEPDYPDDAYLVFGCETKGLPDAIRELYRGREFHLPMRSEHIRSLNLANTVTAVAYQALRPALSR; this is encoded by the coding sequence TTGACCTCCATCGTCCTCGTCCACCCCGAAATCGCCGGGAACACCGGTGCGATCGGGCGCACTTGTGTGGCGCTCGATATCGAGCTGGTGCTTATCCATCCGCTCGGGTTCACTATCACGGATACGCGGCTGAAGCGCGCGGGGCTGGATTACTGGCAGCACGTGCGGCTGGCAGAATTTGCCAGTTGGGAGGCATTTCTGACGGAGCGGCAGCCGCGGGCGGAGCAACTGTTCCTGTTCGAGGATGATGCACCCGCCAACTTCTACGAGCCGGACTATCCGGACGACGCCTATCTGGTGTTCGGGTGCGAGACCAAGGGTCTGCCCGATGCGATTCGCGAGCTTTATCGCGGGCGGGAGTTTCACTTGCCGATGCGGTCGGAGCATATCCGCTCGCTCAATCTGGCGAATACGGTGACGGCGGTGGCCTATCAGGCGCTGAGGCCCGCACTCTCCAGATAA